Proteins from one Hyperolius riggenbachi isolate aHypRig1 chromosome 2, aHypRig1.pri, whole genome shotgun sequence genomic window:
- the DNAJC30 gene encoding dnaJ homolog subfamily C member 30, mitochondrial produces the protein MLLAERKPASEADMAEVRLRLLGRSTQLHMLDVIPGGRAPESLLVLSCPVSVAVCSRETAASSTSECSPREKPERPPTVSRGRSMWVPRHSLLASPQEVRFYSQGCGPRASFHQTRSRQWSTNNGAQDLGMPLFSSPTAYYNILEISPNATQAQIKSAYYKQSFRFHPDRNSGDEDASRRFGQVTEAYHVLGSTSLRKKYDRGILSLQDVRTAKKPSGKSESPSRKEATSQRQASSTSSTPSKPMFDFDAFYQAHYGEQLAREQAWRARREELQKQKREKQTFVNQRSEMMGLVTVILVLPAVFLFLSFKN, from the coding sequence ATGTTATTGGCTGAGAGGAAACCGGCCTCTGAAGCTGACATGGCGGAGGTCAGGCTGAGGTTGTTGGGAAGAAGTACTCAGCTCCATATGCTTGATGTGATCCCGGGAGGAAGAGCTCCGGAGAGTCTGCTGGTTTTATCATGCCCAGTTTCTGTCGCTGTGTGTAGCAGAGAGACAGCTGCATCCTCCACCTCTGAATGCAGCCCTAGGGAGAAGCCAGAACGGCCCCCCACAGTATCCAGGGGCAGGTCTATGTGGGTGCCTAGACACAGTCTGCTAGCTTCTCCACAGGAGGTCCGCTTCTACTCTCAAGGATGTGGTCCTAGAGCCTCCTTCCACCAGACCAGGAGTCGCCAATGGAGTACCAACAATGGAGCGCAGGACCTAGGAATGCCACTGTTCTCAAGCCCTACTGCCTACTACAACATTCTGGAAATATCTCCCAATGCCACACAGGCTCAGATCAAGTCTGCGTACTACAAACAGTCCTTTCGTTTCCACCCAGACCGCAACTCTGGGGATGAGGATGCTTCTAGGCGGTTTGGCCAGGTGACTGAGGCTTATCATGTACTGGGGAGCACCAGCCTGAGGAAGAAGTATGACCGTGGGATCCTGAGCTTGCAGGATGTCCGCACTGCCAAAAAGCCCAGTGGGAAAAGTGAAAGCCCATCGCGCAAAGAGGCCACCAGCCAGAGGCAGGCATCTAGTACATCTTCCACCCCTTCAAAGCCCATGTTTGACTTTGATGCTTTTTATCAGGCACACTATGGAGAACAGTTGGCAAGGGAGCAGGCTTGGAGAGCAAGGCGGGAAGAATTACAGAAACAAAAGAGAGAGAAGCAAACGTTTGTGAATCAACGAAGTGAGATGATGGGACTAGTCACAGTTATCCTAGTCTTGCCTGCCGTCTTCCTGTTTCTCTCATTCAAGAACTGA